One part of the Anaeromyxobacter sp. Fw109-5 genome encodes these proteins:
- a CDS encoding pitrilysin family protein: protein MKPVLPLALALAALACASSRGAAGGAEPARATRLSVPLEYHTLENGLRVVLSPERSVPKVAVGVYYGIGFRVEPKDRTGFAHLFEHMMFQGSRSLGKMEFIKLVQSNGGTLNGSTRFDFTNYFEVVPSNVLETILWAEADRMRGLAVTQENLANQQGVVANEVKVNVLNRPYGGFPWLDLPQVANENWYNAHNFYGDLADLEAATLADVRRFFETYYAPNNAVVALVGDFEPKEALAWVERHFGDIRPASQPPRPDLSEPRQEREKRAEKVDPLAERPAVALAWHAPARNTPAHAAFVLLDQMILQGRDSALYQKLVQEQGLTGEVSGGLNLLGNPWNYQGPMLHIAYLFHDKDRSAGEILRAVDEALAPYLERPVEPEALARAKVKARSALYAEMESFAGFGLADLLAAHALFDDDPARVSRIEAELEAVTPALVLETAREYLRPTNRTVLLVKTKDQGVAP from the coding sequence ATGAAGCCCGTCCTGCCGCTCGCCCTCGCGCTCGCAGCGCTCGCGTGCGCCTCGTCCCGCGGCGCGGCGGGGGGCGCGGAGCCCGCGCGCGCCACGCGCCTCTCCGTGCCGCTCGAGTACCACACGCTGGAGAACGGCCTGCGGGTGGTGCTCTCCCCGGAGCGGAGCGTCCCGAAGGTCGCGGTGGGCGTCTACTACGGGATCGGCTTCCGCGTGGAGCCGAAGGACCGCACCGGCTTCGCCCACCTCTTCGAGCACATGATGTTCCAGGGCTCGCGGAGCCTGGGGAAGATGGAGTTCATCAAGCTCGTGCAGTCGAACGGCGGGACGCTCAACGGCTCCACCCGCTTCGACTTCACGAACTACTTCGAGGTGGTCCCCTCCAACGTCCTCGAGACGATCCTGTGGGCGGAGGCCGACCGGATGCGAGGCCTCGCGGTGACCCAGGAGAACCTCGCGAACCAGCAGGGCGTGGTGGCGAACGAGGTGAAGGTCAACGTGCTGAACCGCCCGTACGGCGGGTTCCCCTGGCTCGACCTGCCGCAGGTCGCGAACGAGAACTGGTACAACGCGCACAACTTCTACGGCGACCTCGCCGACCTCGAGGCGGCGACGCTCGCCGACGTGCGGCGGTTCTTCGAGACCTACTACGCGCCCAACAACGCGGTGGTGGCGCTCGTGGGGGACTTCGAGCCGAAGGAGGCGCTCGCCTGGGTGGAGCGGCACTTCGGCGACATCCGCCCGGCCAGCCAGCCGCCGCGCCCGGATCTCTCCGAGCCGCGGCAGGAGCGGGAGAAGCGGGCCGAGAAGGTGGATCCGCTCGCGGAGCGGCCCGCCGTCGCGCTCGCCTGGCACGCGCCGGCGCGGAACACGCCCGCGCACGCCGCCTTCGTCCTCCTCGACCAGATGATCCTGCAGGGGCGGGACTCGGCCCTGTACCAGAAGCTCGTGCAGGAGCAGGGGCTCACCGGCGAGGTGTCGGGGGGGCTGAACCTCCTCGGCAACCCGTGGAACTACCAGGGCCCGATGCTCCACATCGCCTACCTCTTCCACGACAAGGACCGCTCCGCCGGCGAGATCCTGCGCGCGGTGGACGAGGCGCTCGCGCCGTACCTCGAGCGGCCGGTGGAGCCCGAGGCGCTCGCGCGGGCCAAGGTGAAGGCGCGCTCCGCGCTCTACGCGGAGATGGAGAGCTTCGCCGGCTTCGGCCTCGCCGACCTCCTCGCCGCCCACGCGCTGTTCGACGACGACCCCGCCCGCGTGAGCCGGATCGAGGCCGAGCTCGAGGCGGTCACGCCGGCGCTGGTCCTCGAGACCGCGCGCGAGTACCTCCGCCCGACGAACCGCACCGTGCTCCTCGTGAAGACCAAGGACCAGGGGGTCGCCCCGTGA
- a CDS encoding sigma-54-dependent Fis family transcriptional regulator, with product MIPSLPYLGLGSAESLQQVADAFPDGVFTTDRDGVITYWNPAAGAITGYSAAEAIGRTCALLAGDMGRGCMCGGGPVRCGISDRGKSSKCCSIRTKDGRERLIVKNAVAFHGPDGTVAGALESFTDVTDLSVGAIPWESACALPAPSAGVAAAAEAAPPESECAGLLGCHPVMRELYRMIALVARSDATVMILGESGVGKERVAEAIHRQSRRAAGPLVRVSCSALNENLLESELFGHVKGAFTGALRDRRGRFQEAHGGTLLLDEIGDISPAVQVKLLRVIEQRVVERVGDSQPLPVDVRLLCATHRDLKQLVTDGRFRADLYFRLAVFPLRVPPLRERAEDVALLSEGFLARLGAPPPSPEASRLLAAYAWPGNVRELQNVLEYAALQAGGAPISPAHLPAEIRGAAPPTPERAAPDRSAIVEALIRTGWNRARAADVLGISRVTLWKRMKRLGVVGPGPMASGREPL from the coding sequence ATGATCCCGTCCCTGCCCTATCTCGGCCTCGGCAGCGCTGAGTCGCTGCAGCAGGTCGCGGACGCATTCCCCGACGGCGTCTTCACGACCGACCGGGACGGCGTGATCACCTACTGGAACCCCGCCGCCGGGGCGATCACCGGCTACTCCGCCGCGGAGGCGATCGGCCGCACCTGCGCGCTCCTCGCCGGGGACATGGGGCGCGGCTGCATGTGCGGAGGCGGGCCGGTGCGCTGCGGGATCTCCGACCGCGGGAAGAGCTCCAAGTGCTGCAGCATCCGCACGAAGGACGGCCGGGAGCGGCTCATCGTGAAGAACGCGGTGGCCTTCCACGGGCCGGACGGGACCGTCGCCGGCGCGCTCGAGAGCTTCACCGACGTCACGGACCTGAGCGTCGGCGCCATCCCGTGGGAGAGCGCGTGCGCGCTCCCGGCTCCGTCCGCCGGCGTCGCCGCCGCGGCGGAGGCCGCGCCGCCGGAGAGCGAGTGCGCAGGGCTCCTCGGCTGCCACCCGGTCATGCGCGAGCTGTACCGGATGATCGCCCTCGTCGCCCGCTCCGACGCGACGGTCATGATCCTGGGCGAGAGCGGCGTGGGAAAGGAGCGCGTGGCCGAGGCGATCCACCGGCAGAGCCGGCGCGCGGCGGGGCCGCTCGTGCGGGTGTCGTGCTCCGCCCTCAACGAGAACCTCCTCGAGAGCGAGCTCTTCGGCCACGTGAAGGGGGCGTTCACCGGGGCGCTGCGCGACCGGCGCGGCCGGTTCCAGGAGGCGCACGGCGGGACCCTCCTGCTCGACGAGATCGGCGACATCTCACCGGCGGTCCAGGTGAAGCTCCTGCGCGTCATCGAGCAGCGCGTGGTCGAGCGGGTGGGCGACTCGCAACCGCTCCCGGTCGACGTGCGGCTCCTCTGCGCCACGCACCGGGACCTGAAGCAGCTCGTGACCGACGGCCGCTTCCGCGCCGACCTGTACTTCCGCCTGGCGGTGTTCCCGCTCCGCGTGCCGCCGCTGCGCGAGCGCGCCGAGGACGTGGCGCTCCTCTCGGAGGGCTTCCTCGCGCGGCTCGGCGCGCCGCCGCCCTCGCCGGAAGCGTCGCGGCTCCTCGCCGCCTACGCGTGGCCGGGGAACGTGCGCGAGCTGCAGAACGTGCTCGAGTACGCGGCGCTGCAGGCGGGCGGCGCGCCCATCTCGCCCGCCCACCTCCCCGCCGAGATCCGCGGCGCCGCGCCGCCCACGCCGGAGCGCGCCGCGCCCGATCGCTCGGCGATCGTCGAGGCGCTCATCCGGACCGGCTGGAACCGCGCGCGCGCCGCCGACGTGCTCGGCATCTCGCGCGTGACGCTGTGGAAGCGGATGAAGCGGCTCGGCGTGGTGGGCCCCGGCCCGATGGCGTCCGGGCGGGAGCCGCTCTGA
- a CDS encoding pitrilysin family protein: protein MTVLAAALALALAAQDPAAAAPKQAPPPPRPPPDFRVPGTRSFTLDNGLAVTLVEMGQLPKATVALVLRAGTGDDPLEKTGLSSFLGALLTEGTTTRSAADIAAAAARWGGAIETNVTPDETVVGGTVLSEFAPELVALVADVALNPAFPPREVERVRQDTLRAVTIARTQPQVLAQERFLASLYPDHPYGRLLPTPEIVRGYTVDEARAFHRASYGARRAHLYVAGRFDRAATEARIRAALAAMPPGAPREPTPPRPASRRAVELVPRPGAVQSSLYLGLPVLDPRHPDYLRLAVANTLLGGYFSSRITANIREAKGYTYSPYSLVSVRAGTGYWAQVADVTTAVTGASLKEIFAEVERLRAAPPGADELRAVQAYLAGTFVLQTSDRDGLIARLRFVDLHGLGERWLEEYVKNVRAVTPADAQRMAQAWLDPARITVVVVGDPALVTEQVRPFGEIVTAPAAPQPDAAAPSKPRT from the coding sequence GTGACCGTCCTCGCCGCCGCCCTCGCCCTCGCCCTCGCCGCCCAGGACCCCGCCGCGGCCGCGCCGAAGCAGGCGCCGCCGCCGCCGCGTCCGCCGCCGGACTTCCGCGTGCCGGGGACGCGCTCGTTCACGCTCGACAACGGCCTCGCCGTCACGCTCGTCGAGATGGGCCAGCTCCCCAAGGCCACCGTGGCGCTGGTGCTGCGCGCCGGCACGGGCGACGACCCCCTGGAGAAGACGGGGCTCTCGAGCTTCCTCGGGGCGCTCCTCACCGAGGGGACGACCACCCGCAGCGCCGCGGACATCGCCGCGGCCGCGGCGCGCTGGGGCGGCGCCATCGAGACGAACGTGACGCCCGACGAGACGGTGGTCGGCGGCACGGTGCTGTCCGAGTTCGCCCCCGAGCTCGTCGCGCTCGTCGCCGACGTGGCGCTCAACCCGGCCTTCCCGCCGCGCGAGGTGGAGCGCGTGCGCCAGGACACCCTGCGCGCCGTGACCATCGCCCGCACGCAGCCGCAGGTGCTGGCGCAGGAGCGGTTCCTCGCGTCGCTCTACCCCGATCACCCGTACGGCAGGCTCCTCCCCACGCCGGAGATCGTGCGCGGCTACACGGTCGACGAGGCGCGGGCGTTCCACCGGGCGAGCTACGGCGCGCGCCGCGCCCACCTCTACGTGGCCGGACGCTTCGACCGGGCGGCGACCGAGGCGCGGATCCGCGCCGCGCTCGCCGCCATGCCGCCGGGCGCCCCGCGCGAGCCGACGCCGCCGCGGCCGGCCTCGCGCCGCGCGGTCGAGCTCGTCCCGCGCCCCGGGGCGGTCCAGTCTTCCCTCTACCTCGGCCTGCCCGTGCTCGACCCGCGCCACCCGGACTACCTCCGGCTCGCGGTCGCGAACACGCTCCTCGGCGGCTACTTCTCCTCCCGCATCACCGCCAACATCCGCGAGGCGAAGGGCTACACCTACTCCCCGTACAGCCTGGTCTCGGTGCGGGCCGGGACGGGGTACTGGGCGCAGGTGGCCGACGTGACGACGGCGGTGACCGGCGCGTCGCTGAAGGAGATCTTCGCCGAGGTGGAGCGGCTGCGCGCCGCGCCGCCGGGGGCTGACGAGCTCCGCGCGGTCCAGGCATACCTCGCCGGCACCTTCGTGCTGCAGACCTCCGATCGCGACGGGCTCATCGCGCGCCTGCGCTTCGTCGATCTGCACGGGCTCGGGGAGCGCTGGCTCGAGGAGTACGTGAAGAACGTGCGGGCGGTGACGCCCGCGGACGCGCAGCGCATGGCGCAGGCCTGGCTCGACCCGGCGCGGATCACCGTGGTGGTGGTGGGCGACCCGGCCCTGGTGACCGAGCAGGTGCGGCCGTTCGGCGAGATCGTCACCGCCCCGGCCGCGCCGCAGCCGGACGCCGCGGCGCCTTCGAAGCCGCGGACCTGA
- a CDS encoding MarR family transcriptional regulator has protein sequence MSEEIAHDIRAFLLAYVESYEQLEILLLLHREAAAWQPPGVADALKIPLSSAAASLDELAARGLLRRERGGYRFDPGDPSVACLVAGLARAYEERRVAVIDLMSANAMDRIRRSALRTFAEAFRLRGTKKDG, from the coding sequence TTGAGCGAGGAGATCGCGCACGACATCCGGGCGTTCCTGCTGGCGTACGTGGAGTCGTACGAGCAGCTCGAGATCCTGCTCCTGCTGCACCGCGAGGCGGCCGCGTGGCAGCCTCCCGGCGTGGCGGACGCGCTCAAGATCCCGCTCTCGTCGGCCGCCGCCTCGCTGGACGAGCTCGCCGCGCGCGGCCTGTTGCGCCGCGAGCGCGGGGGCTACCGCTTCGACCCGGGGGATCCGTCCGTCGCTTGCCTCGTCGCGGGCCTGGCGCGCGCCTACGAGGAGCGCCGGGTGGCGGTGATCGATCTCATGAGCGCCAACGCCATGGACCGCATCCGGAGGTCGGCGCTCCGCACCTTCGCGGAGGCGTTCCGGCTGAGGGGGACGAAGAAGGATGGCTGA
- the metH gene encoding methionine synthase, giving the protein MTFREAIDRRPLVFDGAMGTQIQRHQLTAAEFGGKDGANDLLTLTRPDLVEDIHARYFAVGCDVVETNTFGSSRLKLDEYGLGHRTYEVNFRAAILARRAAERFATPDHPRFVAGSMGPTGMLPSSSDPALGNITSDALERIFFEQAKGLIEGGVDALIIETQQDMLELRAAVLAADACRKEFLRDVFIIAQPTLIDANGRMLLGTDVASALATLERLPVDAVGLNCSTGPAEMRAAVRTLAEKSSHYVSVLPNAGMPENEDGRAVYKLSPAALADALAGFVAEYGVELVGGCCGTTPEHMRAVVERVRGLRAPRRARPAPAPELSSAMKAVPLAMEPRPLIVGERLNSQGSKKVKELLLADDYAGLLQIARGQVDAGAHVLDVCVALNERDDEGAQMRTLAKLLAQAVDAPLMIDSTEADVVEGALKVYPGRCIVNSVNLEKSGERVRKILPLVRRYGAAVVAMTIDEKGMAQTAERKAEIARRTVAIARDHGIPPDSLVFDALTFTLATGGEEYRKSAIETLEGIRRIKAENPGVLTTLGVSNVSFGLAKSAREVVNSVFLYHAVQAGLDLAIVNPKDIRPYPAIAEEERVLAEDLLLDRRPDALARLIAHFGAKGAPEKAAVDPLAAAGGKSAEERIHLQILHRRPEGIEALIDDALTRRSAVEVLNQVLLPAMKDVGDRFGAGELILPFVLQSAEVMKKAVAHLEQFLEKKEGATKGTVVLATVYGDVHDIGKNLVKTILANNGFTVHDLGKQVPIATVIEKAVAANADAIGLSALLVSTSKQMPFCVEELARRNLSFPVIIGGAAINRRFGYRALFTQGGAPYPGGVFYAKDAFEGLEVVEALVDPARREGLKQGVLQKAIANRDMPASPVPPPAPARRSGVAPALRIPSPPFWGARVVPAGEIALAELWPLLDLPELFKLQWGVKAKGEEYERLIREQFGPKLEELKAEAQANGWLVPKVVYGYFPCHAEGNDLVVLDPTHRKAEVARLVLPRQPDDRNLCMADWFREERGSDVCALQVVTVGDQATHLAEAAQERGDYSRGLFVHGLAVEAAEALAEYWHRRVRAELGVPEGQGKRYSPGYPSWPELADQRQVWKLLEPDRTIGVSLTEANQMVPEASTSAIVLHHPDAIYFVVRGATAAAV; this is encoded by the coding sequence GTGACCTTCCGCGAAGCCATCGACCGCCGCCCCCTCGTCTTCGACGGCGCGATGGGCACCCAGATCCAGCGCCACCAGCTCACGGCCGCGGAGTTCGGCGGCAAGGACGGGGCGAACGATCTCCTCACGCTGACCCGGCCCGACCTCGTGGAGGACATCCACGCCCGCTACTTCGCGGTGGGCTGCGACGTCGTCGAGACGAACACGTTCGGCTCCTCCCGCCTCAAGCTCGACGAGTACGGCCTCGGCCACCGCACCTACGAGGTGAACTTCCGGGCCGCCATCCTCGCCCGCCGCGCCGCCGAGCGGTTCGCCACCCCCGACCACCCGCGCTTCGTGGCCGGCTCCATGGGGCCGACGGGCATGCTGCCCTCGTCCTCGGACCCGGCCCTCGGGAACATCACCTCCGACGCGCTCGAGCGGATCTTCTTCGAGCAGGCGAAGGGGCTCATCGAGGGCGGCGTCGACGCCCTCATCATCGAGACCCAGCAGGACATGCTGGAGCTGCGCGCCGCCGTGCTCGCCGCCGACGCCTGCCGCAAGGAGTTCCTGCGCGACGTCTTCATCATCGCCCAGCCCACGCTCATCGACGCGAACGGCCGCATGCTGCTCGGCACGGACGTGGCGAGCGCGCTCGCCACCCTCGAGCGGCTGCCGGTGGACGCGGTGGGCCTCAACTGCTCCACCGGCCCCGCCGAGATGCGCGCGGCGGTGCGCACCCTCGCGGAGAAGTCGAGCCACTACGTCTCGGTGCTGCCGAACGCGGGCATGCCGGAGAACGAGGACGGACGGGCGGTCTACAAGCTCTCCCCGGCGGCCCTGGCCGACGCGCTCGCCGGGTTCGTGGCCGAGTACGGCGTCGAGCTCGTGGGCGGCTGCTGCGGGACCACCCCCGAGCACATGCGCGCGGTGGTCGAGCGGGTGCGGGGGCTGCGCGCGCCGCGCCGCGCCCGGCCGGCCCCGGCCCCAGAGCTCTCCAGCGCCATGAAGGCGGTCCCGCTCGCGATGGAGCCCCGGCCGCTCATCGTGGGGGAGCGGCTCAACAGCCAGGGCTCGAAGAAGGTGAAGGAGCTCCTGCTCGCCGACGACTACGCCGGGCTCCTGCAGATCGCCCGCGGGCAGGTCGACGCCGGCGCGCACGTGCTCGACGTGTGCGTGGCGCTGAACGAGCGCGACGACGAGGGCGCGCAGATGCGCACGCTCGCGAAGCTCCTCGCCCAGGCCGTGGACGCCCCGCTCATGATCGACTCGACCGAGGCGGACGTGGTCGAGGGCGCGCTGAAGGTCTACCCGGGCCGCTGCATCGTGAACTCGGTGAACCTGGAGAAGTCCGGCGAAAGGGTGCGGAAGATCCTCCCGCTCGTCCGGCGCTACGGCGCGGCGGTGGTCGCCATGACCATCGACGAGAAGGGGATGGCCCAGACCGCTGAGCGCAAGGCGGAGATCGCGCGGCGCACCGTGGCCATCGCGAGGGACCACGGCATCCCGCCGGACAGCCTGGTGTTCGACGCGCTCACGTTCACGCTCGCCACCGGCGGCGAGGAGTACCGCAAGAGCGCCATCGAGACGCTCGAGGGGATCCGCCGCATCAAGGCGGAGAACCCGGGCGTCCTCACCACCCTCGGCGTGTCGAACGTCTCCTTCGGCCTCGCGAAGAGCGCGCGCGAGGTGGTGAACTCGGTCTTCCTCTACCACGCGGTGCAGGCGGGGCTGGACCTCGCCATCGTGAACCCCAAGGACATCCGGCCCTACCCGGCCATCGCCGAGGAGGAGCGCGTCCTCGCCGAGGACCTGCTCCTCGACCGGCGCCCCGACGCGCTCGCGCGGCTCATCGCGCACTTCGGGGCGAAGGGCGCCCCGGAGAAGGCGGCGGTGGACCCGCTCGCCGCGGCGGGCGGCAAGAGCGCGGAGGAGCGGATCCACCTGCAGATCCTCCACCGGCGCCCGGAGGGGATCGAGGCGCTCATCGACGACGCGCTCACCCGCCGCTCGGCGGTGGAGGTGCTGAACCAGGTCCTCCTCCCCGCCATGAAGGACGTGGGGGATCGCTTCGGCGCGGGCGAGCTCATCCTCCCGTTCGTGCTGCAGTCCGCCGAGGTGATGAAGAAGGCCGTCGCCCACCTCGAGCAGTTCCTCGAGAAGAAGGAGGGCGCCACGAAGGGGACGGTCGTGCTCGCCACCGTCTACGGGGACGTCCACGACATCGGCAAGAACCTCGTGAAGACGATCCTCGCGAACAACGGCTTCACGGTCCACGACCTCGGCAAGCAGGTGCCGATCGCGACCGTGATCGAGAAGGCGGTGGCGGCCAACGCCGACGCCATCGGCCTGTCCGCCCTGCTCGTCTCGACCTCGAAGCAGATGCCCTTCTGCGTGGAGGAGCTCGCCCGGCGGAACCTGTCCTTCCCCGTCATCATCGGCGGCGCCGCCATCAACCGGCGCTTCGGCTACCGCGCCCTCTTCACGCAGGGCGGCGCCCCGTACCCGGGCGGCGTGTTCTACGCGAAGGACGCCTTCGAGGGGCTCGAGGTGGTGGAGGCGCTCGTCGACCCCGCCCGCCGGGAGGGCTTGAAGCAGGGCGTGCTGCAGAAGGCGATCGCGAACCGCGACATGCCGGCCTCCCCGGTCCCGCCCCCGGCGCCGGCGCGCCGCTCCGGCGTCGCCCCCGCGCTGCGCATCCCGTCCCCGCCGTTCTGGGGCGCGCGGGTGGTCCCCGCGGGCGAGATCGCGCTCGCCGAGCTGTGGCCGCTGCTCGACCTCCCCGAGCTCTTCAAGCTGCAGTGGGGCGTGAAGGCGAAGGGCGAGGAGTACGAGCGGCTCATCCGCGAGCAGTTCGGCCCCAAGCTCGAGGAGCTGAAGGCCGAGGCGCAGGCGAACGGCTGGCTCGTGCCGAAGGTGGTGTACGGCTACTTCCCCTGCCACGCCGAGGGGAACGATCTCGTCGTGCTCGACCCGACGCACCGCAAGGCGGAGGTCGCGCGGCTCGTGCTCCCGCGCCAGCCCGACGACCGGAACCTCTGCATGGCCGACTGGTTCCGCGAGGAGCGCGGCTCGGACGTGTGCGCGCTCCAGGTGGTGACGGTGGGCGATCAGGCGACGCACCTCGCCGAGGCGGCGCAGGAGCGCGGCGACTACAGCCGGGGGCTCTTCGTGCACGGGCTCGCGGTGGAGGCGGCGGAGGCGCTCGCGGAGTACTGGCACCGGCGCGTCCGGGCGGAGCTCGGCGTCCCCGAGGGCCAGGGCAAGCGCTACTCGCCCGGCTATCCCTCCTGGCCGGAGCTCGCCGACCAGCGCCAGGTGTGGAAGCTGCTCGAGCCCGACCGGACCATCGGCGTCTCGCTCACCGAGGCGAACCAGATGGTGCCGGAGGCGTCCACCTCGGCCATCGTGCTCCACCACCCGGACGCCATCTACTTCGTCGTGCGGGGCGCCACCGCTGCGGCGGTGTGA
- a CDS encoding DUF5985 family protein, protein MAEAVYLLCALTSIACAALLVRSYLATRVRLTLWSALCFVGLALNNVMLYVDHIVVPGADLWLLRTAPAVLGIGVLVAGLVWEST, encoded by the coding sequence ATGGCTGAGGCGGTCTACCTGCTGTGCGCCCTGACGAGCATCGCCTGCGCGGCGCTGCTCGTGCGGAGCTACCTCGCCACGCGCGTGCGGCTCACGCTGTGGAGCGCGCTCTGCTTCGTCGGGCTCGCGCTCAACAACGTGATGCTGTACGTGGACCACATCGTGGTGCCGGGCGCGGACCTGTGGCTGCTCCGCACGGCGCCCGCGGTCCTGGGGATCGGCGTGCTCGTCGCCGGGCTCGTCTGGGAGTCGACGTGA
- a CDS encoding outer membrane lipoprotein carrier protein LolA, with translation MIAALAALLLAAAPPPADAGQLARKVQTFYERTRDLEARFQQTYTYSGFGRRQVSAGTLKVKKPGMMRWDYETPAPKTVAVKGSRLVQFEPEENQAYVDERFDATAMSAAVTFLLGKGDLAREFGLSTDGTGALVLRPKEEDPRVESIALTVGPDGEVRATRVVDGAGNVNEIRFEKVKRNAGLPDGAFEVKLPKDVRRIAPPGAER, from the coding sequence ATGATCGCCGCCCTCGCCGCCCTCCTCCTCGCCGCCGCCCCGCCGCCCGCCGACGCGGGCCAGCTCGCTCGCAAGGTCCAGACCTTCTACGAGCGCACCCGCGATCTGGAGGCCCGGTTCCAGCAGACCTACACCTACTCCGGCTTCGGGCGCCGCCAGGTCTCGGCGGGTACGCTCAAGGTGAAGAAGCCCGGCATGATGCGCTGGGACTACGAGACGCCCGCGCCGAAGACCGTGGCGGTGAAGGGGTCGCGCCTCGTGCAGTTCGAGCCCGAGGAGAACCAGGCGTACGTGGACGAGCGCTTCGACGCGACCGCCATGAGCGCGGCGGTCACGTTCCTCCTCGGCAAGGGCGACCTCGCCCGCGAGTTCGGCCTCTCCACCGACGGGACGGGGGCGCTGGTGCTCCGCCCGAAGGAGGAGGACCCGCGGGTCGAGTCGATCGCGCTCACCGTGGGGCCGGACGGCGAGGTGCGCGCCACGCGGGTCGTGGACGGGGCCGGCAACGTGAACGAGATCCGCTTCGAGAAGGTGAAGCGGAACGCCGGGCTCCCCGACGGGGCCTTCGAGGTGAAGCTGCCCAAGGACGTGCGCCGCATCGCGCCGCCCGGCGCGGAGCGGTAG
- the amrS gene encoding AmmeMemoRadiSam system radical SAM enzyme, whose product MLHEARYWEPAEGGRVLCTLCPRACRIGDGQAGFCFIRQNRGGRLLTAGYGRSTGFAVDPVEKKPLAHWLPGSAVLSFGTAGCCLGCRFCQNWDISKARLDDRAAEDRWSPERVAALAVEAGAAGVAFTYNDPIIWAEYAIDVAEAAHARGLYTVFVTSGYVEPAARAEIFRHMDATNVDLKAFTEDFYAKVTLAHLAPVLDTLEWLARETDVWVEVTNLLIPGLNDAEDETRRLADWVAAHMGVDVPLHFTAFHPDYKLRDRPRTPPRTLSHARELARAAGLRHVYTGNVHDPEGQTTFCPRCGARVIERDWHAVRAVRMARGACAACGERIAGRFADGPVAPTSGRRVALGLPDA is encoded by the coding sequence GTGCTCCACGAGGCGCGCTACTGGGAGCCCGCCGAGGGCGGGAGGGTGCTGTGCACGCTCTGCCCGCGCGCCTGTCGCATCGGGGACGGCCAGGCCGGCTTCTGCTTCATCCGACAGAACCGCGGGGGACGGCTGCTCACCGCCGGCTACGGCCGCTCCACGGGCTTCGCCGTGGATCCCGTCGAGAAGAAGCCGCTCGCCCACTGGCTGCCGGGCTCGGCGGTGCTGTCCTTCGGCACCGCGGGGTGCTGCCTGGGCTGCCGCTTCTGCCAGAACTGGGACATCTCGAAGGCCCGCCTCGACGATCGCGCCGCGGAGGATCGCTGGTCGCCGGAGCGCGTCGCGGCGCTCGCGGTCGAGGCGGGCGCGGCGGGGGTGGCCTTCACGTACAACGACCCCATCATCTGGGCGGAGTACGCCATCGACGTGGCCGAGGCGGCGCACGCGCGCGGCCTCTACACCGTGTTCGTGACGAGCGGCTACGTGGAGCCCGCGGCGCGCGCGGAGATCTTCCGCCACATGGACGCGACGAACGTGGACCTGAAGGCGTTCACCGAGGACTTCTACGCGAAGGTGACCCTCGCGCACCTCGCGCCGGTGCTCGACACGCTCGAGTGGCTCGCCCGCGAGACGGACGTCTGGGTGGAGGTCACGAACCTCCTCATCCCGGGCCTCAACGACGCGGAGGACGAGACGCGCCGCCTCGCCGACTGGGTCGCCGCGCACATGGGCGTCGACGTCCCCCTCCACTTCACCGCCTTCCACCCCGACTACAAGCTGCGCGATCGGCCCCGCACGCCTCCCCGCACGCTCTCGCACGCGCGTGAGCTCGCGCGGGCGGCCGGGCTGCGCCACGTCTACACGGGCAACGTGCACGATCCCGAGGGCCAGACCACCTTCTGCCCGCGCTGCGGCGCCCGCGTCATCGAGCGCGACTGGCACGCGGTGCGGGCGGTGCGGATGGCCAGGGGCGCCTGCGCGGCGTGCGGCGAGCGGATCGCGGGGCGCTTCGCCGACGGGCCGGTGGCGCCGACCTCGGGCAGGCGCGTCGCGCTGGGGCTGCCGGACGCGTGA
- a CDS encoding DUF5985 family protein produces the protein MRGFAWGVLAAGCAVAGLFFLRFWRESRDRLFAGFAAAFFILCVNWLVLGITNSGDETRHNAYVLRLVAFLVLIWAIVDKNRRSAR, from the coding sequence GTGAGAGGGTTCGCGTGGGGCGTGCTCGCCGCCGGGTGCGCGGTCGCCGGGCTGTTCTTCCTGCGCTTCTGGCGGGAGAGCCGGGACCGGCTCTTCGCCGGGTTCGCCGCGGCGTTCTTCATCCTGTGCGTCAACTGGCTCGTCCTCGGGATCACCAACTCGGGCGACGAGACGCGGCACAACGCCTACGTGCTGCGGCTCGTGGCGTTCCTCGTGCTCATCTGGGCGATCGTGGACAAGAACCGCCGCTCCGCGCGCTGA